The Longimicrobium sp. DNA window GCGCCGGGGACGCCCCCGGCGCGCCCGCTGCACTTGCCCGCTGATGCTGCGACTACCGCGGCAGCAGGACCTTGTTGATGACGTGGATCACGCCGTTGGACTGGAGCACGTCGTAGGTGGAGATGCTCGCGACGTTGCCGGACTCGTCGCGGAGCGTGACGTTCATCGGCCCGTTCATCATGGCGGTGAGGGTGCCGCCGCTGGCGGTGCGCAGGGTGGCGGTGCCGTTCCCCTGGCGGATCATGCGCATCAGGTCCGCGGCGGTGTGGCGGCCCGGGACGACGTGGTAGGTCAGCACCTTTGCGAGCGCCGCCTTGTTCTCCGGGCGCAGCAGCGTGGCGACCGTGCCCTCGGGGAGGTTCTCGAACGCGTCGTTGACCGGCGCGAAGACCGTGAACGGCCCGCGCCCCTTGAGCGTCTGCACCAGGTCTGCCGCCTTCACCGCCGCCACCAGCGTAGTGTGGTCCGCCGAGTTCACCGCGTTGTCCACGATGTCGCGCGTCGGGAGCATCGACTGGCCGCCCACCATCACCGTCGCCCGCGTCATCCCCGCCGCGTTGGCGCGGCTCGCCTGCGCGGAGGCGGTTCCCGCCGTCACGGCCATAGCGATCATCACCATCGCAATCGTCTTCTTCATGTCTTCCTTCCTTGCACAAGGTTTGTTCATACTGACTCGTGCAGAGAGATACGCGGCCGGCCTGGAACTGGATTTATGGCCACCGGCAGGGCTCTTGCCGCACGCGGTCCGATCGACGGCGGGAGAAACCGGAACGGAAGGAGCGCGGCGATGCGAGTGGCGTTCGTAGGGATGGGGAGGATGGGGCTGCCGATGGCGCGCAACCTGGCACGCGCGGGGCACACGGTCGCGGCATGGAACCGGACGCCGGAACGGGCGGCGCCGCTCGCCGCGGAAGGCGTGCGCACTGCGGACTCGCTCGCGGACGCGGTGCACGACGCGGAGGTGGCGATCACCATGCTGGCCGACGACCGCGCGCTGGGCTCCGTCGCCTTTTCGCCGCGGGGGATCTCCGGCACGCTGGCGAAGGGCGCGGTGCACCTGGGGATGAGCACGATCGGCGTGCGCCTGTCGCGGCGGCTGGCGGCGCGGCACGCCTCGCTGGGGCAGCGCTACGTGGCGGCGCCTGTGTTCGGCAGGCCCGATGCGGCGGAGGCGGCGCGGCTCAAGATCGTCGCCTCCGGCGACGCGGAGGGGATCGAGCGCTGCCGCCCCCTCTTCGACGCGCTCGGCGACCGCGTGTTCGAGCTCGGCTCCGATGCTCCGGCCGCGAACGTGGTGAAGCTGTGCGGCAATTTCGTGCTGGCCTCGATGATCCGCGCGCTGGGCGAAGCGTTCGCGCTGGCGCGGAAGAGCGGTGTGGAGCCGGCGGCGCTGGAGGAGGTGCTCTCCGGCACGCTCCTGGGCTCGCCCGCGTTTCCCGCGTACGCGCGGCAGATCGTGGAAGGCCGCTTCGACCCGCCGGGGATGCCGATGCGGCTGGGCCTCAAGGACGTGCGCCTCGCCCTCGCCGCCGCCGATGCCGCGGAGGTGCCGATGCCGCTCGCCTCCCTGCTGCGCGACTCCCTCCTCTCCGGTGTGGCGCGCGGCCGCGGCGACCTGGACTGGGCCGCCCTCGCCGCTCTGATCGCGGAGGATGCGGGTCTCACCTGACGCCGCGCTGTCGGTGCCGGTGCGGTCGCTATGCGCCAGCGGTTGCACGGCCGCGCGCAGGACGTGGCGGAGGTATGTGGGAGGGCCCGTTACCCATTGCCGAGGGCCGTTTTGGCCCCTACCGTTGCGGCATGGGATACGTCCTACTCTGGCTTCCGCTCGTCTGGGCGCTCCGGTTCCTCCTCCTCGTGCTCACGGGAGGAATCCTGTACATCTCGACCCTGTACCTGGCTCGCTTCCTGCGGCCCGCGAACGCGCGAGCACTGTTCTCCGGCGGCCTGCCGGCGCTCACCAGCGTTGGAGGCACCGCGAAGGTGCTGGGGCAGGAGGTTACGCTGAACGCGGAGATCGATTCGGAGCGGAACAACCGTCTCACTGTAGTCGAGGACCGGGTAGGCGTTCTGGAGAGTCGCGTTCGGCAGCTGCGGGCGGTACTCAGCCCCTACCTGGACGTTGCCGACACCCCGGAAGAACCACATGCTTGAGACCGAGAACGTCAAGAAGGCGCGAGAGGCGCTCGAAAAGGAGCGCGAGCTGTCGCTCGTCAGCGATCGCCTTCGCGAAAAGACTGAGCGCCTCAGGGAGGAGATGGAGGTGCTCCAGCGCGCAGCCGCCATTCTCCGGGCCAGGCGGGAACGCGCGGGCCAGTAAGAGCTGTTCTCGAGGCAGAACCGGGCGGCTGCTTTCGGCGAAGGTGGCCCGTACTCTTGCACGCATCCCATGAACCGCGCCCTCGTCTCGTTCGCGCTGCTATCCCTCGCCTCCGCGCCAGCGCTCGCGCAGGAGGCCAATCCCGTGGACCTGTACGTGAGCGAGCTCCGCTGGCGGGGCGGGCAGCTGGAAGTGGGAGAGCCGGCCCGCCTCACGAGGGGCGGGCGCAACTCGCAGCCATCGTTCACGCCGGACGGGCGCGCGATCGTCTTTTCCGGGCAGCGGGGCGGGCCGGCCAGCCAGTCGGACATCTTCCGCATCGACCTGGCGACGGGCGCGGAGACGCAGGTCACGCGCACGCCGGAGAACGAGAACAGCCCCACCGTCGAACCCGGTGGGGAGCTGCTGGCGGTGCGCTGGAAGCCGGAAACGCTCTTTCGCGAGTACGGCCCCTGGGTGTACGGACCGGACGGCGTGCCGCGGCGGGGACTCCTTCCCGGGCCGGACACGGTGGGATACTATGCGCGCATCGACCGCAACACCTTTGCGCTCATGCGCCCGATGTCGCGCTTCCGCGTGGCGCTCTTCGACGTGCGCACCGGGCAGACGAGGGACGTGGAGTCGCCCGCCGCGCCCCTGCCGCCGCAGCGGGTGCCCGGCGCGCGCGCGGTAACCTTTACGCGCACTGACTCGTCGGGCCACCACCGCATCCGCCGCGTGGACGTGGCGACCGGCCGCGTCACCGGCGTCGCGCCCACCGTCCTCGGCCGCACCAGCCACGCGTGGACGCCGCGCGGCACGCTGCTGATGGGGAAGGGGAACACGCTGTACGCCCTGGACCCCGCGCGGGACACCGTTTGGCGTGCCGTGAGGAGCTTCGCCGGGCCCGAGCTCCAGAACGTGACGGCGTACGTCGTCAGCCCGCGCGGCGACCGGCTGGTCTTCTACTCCAGCGCCCGCGTGCCGCTGGAGGTAGCGATGCGTGACTCACTTCAGGCCGGCCGGAGCGCGGCGGAGGTCGCGGCGCTCGCTCGCCGGCTTGCGGCGGGGGGCAACTTCGCGGTGGCGGAGGGAGGGGTGCTCGGATTGGGCGGTGACTGGCTGGCCTGGGGCAAGGCCGCCGACGCCGCTGAGATCTTTGCGGCTGCCACCGAGATCTTCCCCCGCTCCTTCCGCGCGCAGACGCGCCTGGGCGACGCCCTGCGCGCCGCCGGTGAGCGCGAGCGCGCCGTCGCCGCGTACAGGCGGGCACTGGAGCTGAACCCGCGCGGCACCGAGGACGAACGCTCCGCCGCGGCCGAGGTGGAGAAGCGGCTGGGCGAGCTCGGCGCGAGGTGAGCGGGCGCATCTCCATCATCGTACCGGCACTCGACGAGGTCGCCGGCATCCGTGAGGCGCTCGCCCCGCTCCAGCCGCTCCGCGAGAGCGGCCACGAGGTGATCGTGGTGGATGGCGGAAGCACCGACGGCACTCCGGCCCTGGCCACGCCGCTGGCCGACCAGGTGATCGCGTCCCCACGAGGACGTGCCGTTCAGCAGAACGCTGGCGCCGCCGCCGCGTCCGGCGACGTCCTTCTCTTCCTCCACGCCGACACCCAGCTCCCGGTTGGAGCCGACACCCTGGTGCTCGACGGGCTGCGGCGCACGGGATGCGGGTGGGGCCGCTTCGACGTGCGCCTCACCGGCCGCCATCCGCTCCTGCGCGTGGTGGAGCGGATGATCGGCATCCGCTCGCGCCTGAGCGGGATCGCGACGGGCGACCAGGCGATCTTTGTGCGGCGCGAGTGGTTCCAACGTGTCGGCGGATTCCCCGATCTGCCGCTGATGGAGGACGTCGCGATCACCCGCGCCCTAAAGCGCCTCGCCCCGCCGCTCTGCCTTCGCGCCTGCGTGACCACCTCCAGCCGTCGCTGGGAGGAGCGCGGAGTCGCGCGCACCATCCTGCTGATGTGGCACCTGCGCTGGTCCTATTTTCGTGGCGCCGACCCGGCCGAGCTGGCGCAGCGGTATCGCTGATTGTTCCACAACCGGCGGATGAACCCGCAGGCTGGAACCACGGGAAGGCGGCTAAAGCCGTCTTCAGTAACGCGGCATCCGATCCCGAGTCCGCGAAGGCGGACTTTGTGCTGTTGTTGCCGCGAGTTTACTCGCCCGGGCATGGTCTTGCCTGCCCGACCTCATGCCGCTGGCTCCATATGAGCCCGGTACGAGCGCGTCCATTGCACGTGGCCCATCGCGGCGAGAACGAGGAATACGGCGTAGAGGAGCGCCGTAGGGTAGAGCGCGCGATGGATGAAGAGCGCGACGTACGCTACGTCGAGCACGACCCACAACATCCAGTTCTCCAGGATTTTGCGCGTCATCAGCCACTGGGCGATCAGGCTGCACACGGTGAGTGTGGAGTCCAGGTACGGGAGTGTGGCGTTCGTGTAGCGGCTCAGGAGCGCGGCGAGCGCAAGGGTGCACGCCACCGCCAGCACGGGCAGGCAGAGGAGCTCGTGCCTGCGGATGCGGGACACGCGCAGCTCGCCGTGGCCGGTGCCGCCGTGCAGCCAGTGGTACCAGCCGTACAGCGAGATGGCGATGTAGATCACCTGCAGCCCCATGTCCGCGTACAGCCGCGCGTTGCGGAAGACGAGGACGTAGAGCGCCGTGTTGACGATGGCCGTGGGCCAACTCCACACGTTCTCGCGCACGCTCAGCCAGACGCTCACCACGCCGAACGCGGCCGCGATCCACTCGATTGTGCTCACCGCGCCGCCTCCGCGCGCGCCCACTCCGCCCAGCCGGCGGGGAGGTCGTCCACCTCGTCGACGTCGGAGAGCGTGTCGAGGACGGCGGGCTCGATGCCGGCCGCGCGCAACCGCTCCAGCGTGCGGGCGAGCACCTCATCCGTGCTCCACGGGATGCCATCGAACAGGCCTTCGATCATCGTCCGCAATCCCAGGAGGTAGTAGCCGCCGTCGCGCGCCGGGCCGATCACGGCGGGGTGCGATTCCAGCTCAGCGAATGCCCGCCGCAGCAGCGCCGCGGAAAGCTCGGGAAGGTCGGAGCCGATGATGACGACGCGATCCGCCCCCTCTTCGAGGGCGGCGCGGAAGGCGGCCTCCATGCGGGCGCCCAGGTCGCCGGTGGACTGCGGAAGGTAGCACGGGCCTTCGCCGAGCCACGCGCGCACCTCGTCGCATGCGTCCGCGGGGGTGAAGTGGACGCGCACCTCGCCACCCAGCGCCCGCGCCTCGCGGAGCGCGTGCTCGGCCAACCGCCGGTAGATGAGCAGCGCCCCCTCCGCGCTGAGGGCGGCGGCCAGGCGCGTCTTCACCCGCCCCGCCACGGGCGCGCGGACGAAGACGAGCGTCACCATTCGTGAAAGATCACGAAGACGGCGGTCACGATCAGCGCGAATCCCACCGCGTAGTTCCAGCGGAACTCCTCGCGCAGGTACAGCACCGAGAAGACGGCGAAGACCGCCAGCGAGATCACTTCCTGGATCGTCTTGAGCTGCGCCGCGTTGTACCGCCCGTAGC harbors:
- a CDS encoding DMT family protein, with the translated sequence MNTFYNPTQNAWYGHLKHRSASLVTVILVSWGIAFFEYCFQVPANRIGYGRYNAAQLKTIQEVISLAVFAVFSVLYLREEFRWNYAVGFALIVTAVFVIFHEW
- a CDS encoding TIGR04283 family arsenosugar biosynthesis glycosyltransferase, giving the protein MSGRISIIVPALDEVAGIREALAPLQPLRESGHEVIVVDGGSTDGTPALATPLADQVIASPRGRAVQQNAGAAAASGDVLLFLHADTQLPVGADTLVLDGLRRTGCGWGRFDVRLTGRHPLLRVVERMIGIRSRLSGIATGDQAIFVRREWFQRVGGFPDLPLMEDVAITRALKRLAPPLCLRACVTTSSRRWEERGVARTILLMWHLRWSYFRGADPAELAQRYR
- a CDS encoding NAD(P)-dependent oxidoreductase, which produces MRVAFVGMGRMGLPMARNLARAGHTVAAWNRTPERAAPLAAEGVRTADSLADAVHDAEVAITMLADDRALGSVAFSPRGISGTLAKGAVHLGMSTIGVRLSRRLAARHASLGQRYVAAPVFGRPDAAEAARLKIVASGDAEGIERCRPLFDALGDRVFELGSDAPAANVVKLCGNFVLASMIRALGEAFALARKSGVEPAALEEVLSGTLLGSPAFPAYARQIVEGRFDPPGMPMRLGLKDVRLALAAADAAEVPMPLASLLRDSLLSGVARGRGDLDWAALAALIAEDAGLT
- a CDS encoding TIGR04282 family arsenosugar biosynthesis glycosyltransferase; the encoded protein is MVTLVFVRAPVAGRVKTRLAAALSAEGALLIYRRLAEHALREARALGGEVRVHFTPADACDEVRAWLGEGPCYLPQSTGDLGARMEAAFRAALEEGADRVVIIGSDLPELSAALLRRAFAELESHPAVIGPARDGGYYLLGLRTMIEGLFDGIPWSTDEVLARTLERLRAAGIEPAVLDTLSDVDEVDDLPAGWAEWARAEAAR
- the pnuC gene encoding nicotinamide riboside transporter PnuC — encoded protein: MSTIEWIAAAFGVVSVWLSVRENVWSWPTAIVNTALYVLVFRNARLYADMGLQVIYIAISLYGWYHWLHGGTGHGELRVSRIRRHELLCLPVLAVACTLALAALLSRYTNATLPYLDSTLTVCSLIAQWLMTRKILENWMLWVVLDVAYVALFIHRALYPTALLYAVFLVLAAMGHVQWTRSYRAHMEPAA
- a CDS encoding fasciclin domain-containing protein, translating into MKKTIAMVMIAMAVTAGTASAQASRANAAGMTRATVMVGGQSMLPTRDIVDNAVNSADHTTLVAAVKAADLVQTLKGRGPFTVFAPVNDAFENLPEGTVATLLRPENKAALAKVLTYHVVPGRHTAADLMRMIRQGNGTATLRTASGGTLTAMMNGPMNVTLRDESGNVASISTYDVLQSNGVIHVINKVLLPR